The genomic region TGAGACATTCAAGCAAAATAAATTCAAAAAAAAGAGCCAAGCAATTATTTTACTTAACTCTTTTAACTACTATTTCGTAAGCTTAACAACCGTCTCAGCAGTAGATTGCTTCCAATCAGGCTTCTCTTCTCTTGCCTTCTTGGGCAATCCTTGTATGGGTGGCAGTAAAAAACTTACTTAGTAAGTTTAACAACTACCTCAGCATGAGGAGTATTTGGAAACATGTCCTTAACTATAGTCTTTTCCACTTTGTATCCTGCTGCTGTTAAGTCTCTTAAGTTTTCAACTAAGGTTTTAGGATTGCATGATACATAAATTATTTCCCTGGCATTAAATCTTATTACATATTCTAATGCCTTTGGACTTACACCACTTCTTGGTGGATCTAAAATAATTATATCTGGTTTATCTTTAACTTTCTTAATTGTTTCTGCAACATCTCCTGCTATAAATTCGCAGTTAGTTAAGTTATTTAATTTAGCATTTTCTTTAGCAGCTTCTACTGCCTCTTCTATAAGTTCTAAGCCAACAACCTTTTTTGCCTTAGCTGCTGTTATTTGACCTATTGTACCTGTTCCACAATACAAATCAAATACAACTTTATCATCTGCTTCTCCCATAAAATCTCTAACTATGCTATAAAGGCTTTCTGCTCCCTTAGTATTAGTTTGAAAGAAGGAGAAAGGTGATATTTTAAATTTAAGACCTAATAAGTCTTCTATTATAAAGTCCTTTCCATATAGTAAATTAACCTTTTCTGGAACTACTGCATCTGAAAAGGAGTTGTTTTCTGTATGTAATATAGATACTAATTTTCCCTTATAATTTTGTGATATTAGAATTTCTATATATTCACTTAAATCAAAATCAATTTGACTTGTAGTTACAAGATTAACCATCAATTCTCCTGTATTTATGGCCTTTCTTATAACTAAATGCCTTAAGTAACCTTCTCTTTTCATTACTTTATAGTATGGTAACTTTTTATCTCTAAAATAATCAACTGTTGCTTTTATTACTCTTCTAAAGTCTTCATCAACAATTAAACATTTATCAACAGTTATTATTCCAAAGGACTTTCCCTTCATATGCATTCCAAGGGTTAACTCTCCACCCTTTTCTAAGTCTCCGAAGGTAAACTCCATTTTATTTCTATATTCCCATTGTTCTTGACTACCTACAACTCCTAAGTATTCCCCCATATCTACATTAGCATCTTTAAATAAGTTTTTTACTTCCTCACTTAATAGTTCTAATTGTTTTTCATAAGTTAAATTTTGTGATGTACATCCACCACATACTCCAAAGTACTCACAAGGTGCATCTATTTCATATTCTGCTTTTTCATCAACAGATAATAGTTTAAGTTCAGCATAACCTTCCCTTTTTTTCTTTACTCTACCTGAAACAATTTGTTCAGGAAAGGCTCCCTTAACGTATATTTTCTTTCCTTCTAACTCACCAATTCCAACTGAAGGAAATTCTGTTTTATCAATTTTAACTTGTACTGTACTTCCTTTTCTCATAGTGTCTCCTAATCATTATA from Clostridium isatidis harbors:
- the rlmD gene encoding 23S rRNA (uracil(1939)-C(5))-methyltransferase RlmD — encoded protein: MRKGSTVQVKIDKTEFPSVGIGELEGKKIYVKGAFPEQIVSGRVKKKREGYAELKLLSVDEKAEYEIDAPCEYFGVCGGCTSQNLTYEKQLELLSEEVKNLFKDANVDMGEYLGVVGSQEQWEYRNKMEFTFGDLEKGGELTLGMHMKGKSFGIITVDKCLIVDEDFRRVIKATVDYFRDKKLPYYKVMKREGYLRHLVIRKAINTGELMVNLVTTSQIDFDLSEYIEILISQNYKGKLVSILHTENNSFSDAVVPEKVNLLYGKDFIIEDLLGLKFKISPFSFFQTNTKGAESLYSIVRDFMGEADDKVVFDLYCGTGTIGQITAAKAKKVVGLELIEEAVEAAKENAKLNNLTNCEFIAGDVAETIKKVKDKPDIIILDPPRSGVSPKALEYVIRFNAREIIYVSCNPKTLVENLRDLTAAGYKVEKTIVKDMFPNTPHAEVVVKLTK